One part of the Anaeromyxobacter sp. Fw109-5 genome encodes these proteins:
- a CDS encoding response regulator: MKVLICCESEILLHLTGMALEAAGHQVVLQREAHALVAETPGAGALLVDAARAKQAPPLLRDRGFGGRALLVGDGTPEELAQKAAELKLDGAVPASPAEELPRRFTAALEARRRVLIVDDSEIVARLLTEELEAKGFEIQYAPDAEKATSIILKRQTRPDLILLDINMPKVDGAQFCRFVKKNEMFRSIKVVFCSGVDKERIERLVAECGADGYLLKDELLGKWIVDNAC; this comes from the coding sequence GTGAAGGTTCTCATCTGCTGCGAGAGCGAGATCCTCCTACACCTGACCGGCATGGCGCTCGAGGCCGCCGGGCACCAGGTCGTGCTCCAGCGCGAGGCGCACGCGCTCGTCGCCGAGACCCCCGGGGCCGGAGCGCTGCTCGTGGACGCCGCTCGGGCGAAGCAGGCGCCTCCGCTGCTGCGCGATCGCGGCTTCGGCGGCCGCGCCCTGCTGGTCGGCGACGGCACTCCCGAGGAGCTGGCGCAGAAGGCGGCGGAGCTGAAGCTCGACGGGGCAGTCCCGGCCTCCCCTGCGGAAGAGCTGCCGCGCCGCTTCACCGCCGCGCTCGAGGCGCGCCGCCGGGTCCTCATCGTGGACGACTCCGAGATCGTCGCGCGGCTGCTCACGGAGGAGCTCGAGGCCAAGGGCTTCGAGATCCAGTACGCACCCGACGCCGAGAAGGCGACCTCGATCATCCTGAAACGTCAGACCCGCCCCGACCTCATCCTCCTCGACATCAACATGCCGAAGGTGGACGGCGCGCAGTTCTGCCGCTTCGTGAAGAAGAACGAGATGTTCCGCTCGATCAAGGTCGTCTTCTGCTCGGGCGTGGACAAGGAGCGGATCGAGAGGCTCGTCGCGGAGTGTGGCGCCGACGGCTACCTCCTGAAGGACGAGCTCCTCGGGAAGTGGATCGTCGACAACGCCTGCTGA
- a CDS encoding chemotaxis protein CheW: protein MPEPKEAQQPGTGAQPTAPEAWFFCLKLLGGRYAFEAPLVTEVVRLGPLTRLPAAPAFLPGVFTHRGEVLPVLDVAQLVGQGTVPLRPSTRAAIVHCGPWKVAVVSDAVEGLVSIPRRQLEPPPAESSGVAEFLSAVGRDRLGSVAILDLPRLVETARARAVPAGSALA, encoded by the coding sequence ATGCCCGAGCCGAAGGAAGCCCAGCAGCCCGGAACCGGCGCGCAGCCGACGGCGCCGGAGGCGTGGTTCTTCTGCCTGAAGCTGCTCGGCGGACGCTACGCGTTCGAGGCACCGCTCGTCACCGAGGTCGTCCGGCTCGGACCCCTCACGCGCCTGCCGGCGGCGCCCGCGTTCCTGCCCGGCGTCTTCACGCACCGCGGCGAGGTGCTCCCGGTGCTGGACGTGGCGCAGCTCGTCGGGCAGGGAACGGTCCCGCTGCGCCCGAGCACGCGCGCCGCGATCGTCCACTGCGGCCCCTGGAAGGTGGCGGTGGTGAGCGACGCCGTGGAGGGGCTGGTCTCGATCCCGCGTCGCCAGCTCGAGCCGCCGCCGGCCGAGTCGAGCGGCGTCGCAGAGTTCCTCTCCGCGGTGGGGCGCGATCGCCTCGGCTCGGTCGCCATCCTCGACCTGCCGCGCCTCGTCGAGACGGCCCGGGCGCGCGCCGTGCCCGCGGGGAGCGCCCTGGCGTGA
- a CDS encoding chemotaxis protein CheW has translation MTGPTSELVLFQVGARTFAAVVHDAIRIGSVRDVSPDELVLETALGVPQGRLRGIVVASHDDAMERTLVVDQVLGTRSVPDELVHPLPAFAAACLASGAVTGFVLLEGDPLLLVDLPTLVRERAAGATA, from the coding sequence GTGACCGGCCCGACGAGCGAGCTCGTCCTGTTCCAGGTCGGCGCGCGCACGTTCGCGGCCGTCGTGCACGACGCCATCCGCATCGGCAGCGTCCGCGACGTGTCTCCCGACGAGCTCGTGCTGGAGACGGCCCTCGGCGTCCCCCAGGGCCGCCTGCGCGGCATCGTGGTCGCGAGCCACGACGACGCGATGGAGCGGACGCTCGTCGTCGATCAGGTGCTCGGAACCCGCAGCGTGCCCGACGAGCTCGTCCACCCGCTGCCTGCGTTCGCCGCCGCGTGTCTCGCCTCGGGCGCGGTCACCGGGTTCGTCCTGCTCGAGGGCGACCCCCTCCTCCTCGTCGATCTCCCCACCCTCGTCCGCGAGCGCGCCGCCGGCGCGACCGCGTGA